Genomic window (Dehalococcoidales bacterium):
TTCAATGAATATTTTCTGCCACACCCCCTGCTGAGTTTACAAATAATGCCGTGACCCCTGTTCTATTCTTGGCTAATTCGGGTAATTTCTCCCACAATCCATGAAATTGCCTCATATCAGGCAGCGCAACGCTGTATTTGCACTCTGGGTCATGCATCCTTTGTAGTATCTCTCCGAGCGAGTAAAGAAAATAGTTAACACGCATTGGGTCTCTGGAACCCGAGCCCTTGACCTCGATAATCCATCGTTTCGTGCCACGTTTCGCCTCGATATCGGGACCGTGACTTTTACCCCATGCTACGGTAGGGTCCCACCCACGGGTGCTTAGATAGGTTTCCAAGACTTGCTTGATTTTATGTTCCGATAGGCTATGATGTTCTGCAATCTCGTCTTTGTTGGATTGCTCAGGTGATGAGGCCTTACCCGTTAAGTAATTACCGATAATCCCGTCTGCCCATCGGTTACGGGAAATGACACCATGAGATTCTAAAGATATGCAGATCTGGTTCACATATTGCTGCGGTGCTTCACGTCCATATATACCATCGGTTATTTCTCTATCAGATAGGCCGGGCTTCTGTCTCAATATAAGCGAAGTCAAACCAGCAATGCGGGTTATTTAATATCATCGACTGCCGCCCGGAAACGTTCCCAGATGCTGTCCCTGAAGGCGGCAAACTCATCCCTGGTGATGTACTCTTCGGCGGGCTGACCGGTGGGGCGTGCTCGGAAGACGTTTGCCATGTGGCCGTCCTGTGCCGCTGCCATTACTTGCCGGATATGGTCATTGGTTACCAGTTTGGCCAGGATGCGCTCAAGGTTTTCGCTGATATTCTCCCGGCTCATGTTGAGAGCTCGCGAGACCTGCTCGATAGAGCCTTCCTGGCCCATACGGCGAAGTATCTCCGTCTCGCCGTGCGTCAGGCTGGGTAGCAGATTATCTACCATTTCACTCATCGTACTAAATTGCTCGAACTCCCCGAGTACCCGGACCGCTATTCCCGGTATCAGCATCGCCTCCGCGATGGGTTGTTTCCCCTGGGCAATCACTCTGATGGTGTTAATCAGATCCGTTGGGTCGGTTTCCTTGGTGATACAGGCACTGGCCCCGGATTTCATCGTCTGAAACAGGTGTTCTTCGTTCTGGTTATCTATGATGAGCATCACTGCCACCGAAGGGAAGTTCTGCCTGAGGTATCGTGTCGCCCGGATGCCGGCAAAATCCGCGTGGTTCGCATTCAGGATAGCCACCCTCGGAGGATTGGCCTGGATTGCCTTGAGGGCCTCATCGCTGCTGGTTGATTCACCGATGACGTCCATATCCTCTTCACCGGATAGAGTGAAGTGGATACCTTCGCGGAACAAGACCTGCCAGTCAGACAGAAACACGCTTATCCTGCTCATTCCCTCCGCTTCCTCACAGGTCTGGCTCTACCATCCACTATTATTAAAACATGCACCCGTAAAGCCGGGTATAAAGTTCCTAAACATTCCGTAAAGAAATCATAAAGATTTCATAAAGGTTTGTTTATAATGTTTGCGGGGTGGTCTGGGGAAACGCGGCTGATGATGAGACCCATTCAGAGGTCCGGGAGTTCCGCTGGTGGGGATAGAACGCTTCGGAGGGGTTAGCCGTTCGCCGGACGGACGAACTTGTAGCCCATGCCATGCTCGGTGACGATGATTGTGGGCGAGTTCATGTTATCTCCGAGCTTCTGTCTCAGGTGCTGGATGTGTACCCGGAGCAGGTCTCTGGTGTCCTGGTAGCCTTCCCCCCACACCTTGGCCAGCAGATTCTCATGGGTCAGGAGGCGTCCTTCGTTTCTGATTAGCTGGCGGAGGAGTTTCATCTCGGTGGAAGTAAGCTTCACCGGCTGCCCGTCAATCTTAACCTCATTGCTGGCGAAGTCGACCGATAGCTTGCCGGCGATGTAGGGGCGCTCTTCACTGGTGACCGGCGCTCCCCGGGAGCGGCGCAGCACCGCGTCTACCCTGGCGAGAAGTTCGATGTGGCTGAAGGGCTTGACCATGTAGTCGTCCGCTCCGAGTTCGAGGCCGCGGGCGATATCGACGTCCTCCCCCTTAACCGTAAGCATTATCACCGGTACCTGTGAGAAGCGCCGCAACTCACGGATGACCTGGAACCCATCGATGTCCGGCAGATTGATGTCCAGGATAACAATGTCCGGACTCTCCACTTCGATAAGCTGCAGTCCGCTGGTCCCATCGTTCGCGGGAAGCACTTCCGCGCCACTCCAGCGGAGCTGGAAACACAGGGAAACAACCTCGACGATGTCCGGCGCATCATCAACGACTACTACTTTCAATTCACGCTCCTGGCTATCGGTAGAGAGAAGAAGAAGCTGCAGCCCGGCCCGGTCTGGCCTACCAGCCAGATTTTCCCACCGTGAAGCTCAACGAGGAACCTGGCAATGGTCAACCCGAGCCCTCCCTTACCATTACTCTTCTGAATCTGGTAGTGGGCCTGGAAAACCCGCTCCTCTTCCTCGGGCGGGATGCCGCCGCAGGTATCGCTTACCTGGGTGACCAGGTTCGCCCGGTCGTCCTGCCAGACACTGATATTGATACTCCCTTCTTCAGGACTGAATTTGCTGGCGTTGGCTATCAGGGTGAGAAAAATTTGCTCCAGGTGTCCGGCGTCAGCCCTTACCGGAGGCAGCGAATCAGGCAGGTCTAGAGTCAACGATTGCCTGCGGCTTTGAATCCTGGGATGGATTCGTTCCCCTACGTTGTGGATGACCTCGGTGATATCAACAGGTTCCGGATGGAACTTGAAGTCCTGCATCTGTTGCCTGGGCATGTCGGCAAGTGAAGTTACTCTCTCGTTCATATGGTGGGCGTTACGGATGATAGACTGGAGCAATCTCCACTGTACGCTGCCCTCGGCCACGTGGAGTTCGTCGGTTATCAGCTCTGCAGAGGCGATGATGGCGGTCAGGGAGGTCTTGAGTTCATGGGTAATCGCCGCCACGAAGTCTACATGCTCGCTATCCTGTTTGCTTACGTTGTCTGCCGGCGACTGCATTGCGTGTCCTCTTGCCAGGTATCGGCGGTAGCCCGCAGCAGACCCGAGAACCAGGTCCCGGTGGGCACTACTTGTCCATGTTCCTGGCGATACTCCTCAGGATAGTGAGAATCCCAA
Coding sequences:
- a CDS encoding response regulator transcription factor gives rise to the protein MSRISVFLSDWQVLFREGIHFTLSGEEDMDVIGESTSSDEALKAIQANPPRVAILNANHADFAGIRATRYLRQNFPSVAVMLIIDNQNEEHLFQTMKSGASACITKETDPTDLINTIRVIAQGKQPIAEAMLIPGIAVRVLGEFEQFSTMSEMVDNLLPSLTHGETEILRRMGQEGSIEQVSRALNMSRENISENLERILAKLVTNDHIRQVMAAAQDGHMANVFRARPTGQPAEEYITRDEFAAFRDSIWERFRAAVDDIK
- a CDS encoding response regulator transcription factor; this encodes MKVVVVDDAPDIVEVVSLCFQLRWSGAEVLPANDGTSGLQLIEVESPDIVILDINLPDIDGFQVIRELRRFSQVPVIMLTVKGEDVDIARGLELGADDYMVKPFSHIELLARVDAVLRRSRGAPVTSEERPYIAGKLSVDFASNEVKIDGQPVKLTSTEMKLLRQLIRNEGRLLTHENLLAKVWGEGYQDTRDLLRVHIQHLRQKLGDNMNSPTIIVTEHGMGYKFVRPANG
- a CDS encoding HAMP domain-containing sensor histidine kinase; its protein translation is MQSPADNVSKQDSEHVDFVAAITHELKTSLTAIIASAELITDELHVAEGSVQWRLLQSIIRNAHHMNERVTSLADMPRQQMQDFKFHPEPVDITEVIHNVGERIHPRIQSRRQSLTLDLPDSLPPVRADAGHLEQIFLTLIANASKFSPEEGSINISVWQDDRANLVTQVSDTCGGIPPEEEERVFQAHYQIQKSNGKGGLGLTIARFLVELHGGKIWLVGQTGPGCSFFFSLPIARSVN